From the genome of Acetomicrobium thermoterrenum DSM 13490, one region includes:
- a CDS encoding O-antigen ligase family protein, which yields MNMNNIKNKWPMHVFFISQGISLFGVGYATLPLLILLFWLIYSVRKSKNIITRDLTKNNTIQWIVFYYLLFVVAVIVSDIVMNGNFTDLDGPLYKMAFGIYMLLGYLIARSFSSEEIQSTAHYWVVFWLLVLLVFIKIYYNGIYRYHHGIFASPHILFSGLIMISLINMAHIIENINIKNNIYLFSCILVLLSFILSYRYSTSDVLAYLYLTCAFIMLILSTKKIAMYLVSFLVFALIIFFAFNPDVFAQFKSVDVTHPNWWMEILNEREYVWSAAIRMIGQHPIWGVGSGNFRTVCGAILEEMNNTTPYTTFAHAHNLFLQNFAVHGVIAGTTFVVFLLAIFRSIFNSPANTTNATFRLATLALWAIYVIYGSVDNAPLYEEIIPLFWGTVGLFLGSAAKEGVRE from the coding sequence ATGAATATGAACAACATAAAAAACAAATGGCCTATGCACGTTTTTTTTATAAGCCAAGGTATTTCTTTGTTCGGAGTGGGTTATGCGACTTTACCGTTGTTGATTTTACTCTTTTGGCTTATTTATAGTGTCAGGAAAAGCAAGAATATTATTACAAGGGATTTGACAAAGAACAATACGATTCAATGGATTGTTTTTTATTATTTGCTGTTTGTAGTAGCAGTTATTGTTTCTGATATTGTGATGAACGGTAATTTTACTGATCTTGATGGTCCTTTGTATAAAATGGCCTTTGGGATATATATGCTGCTCGGATATTTAATAGCCAGATCTTTCTCTTCGGAAGAAATTCAGAGCACGGCTCATTATTGGGTTGTATTTTGGTTATTAGTATTACTCGTTTTTATAAAAATCTATTATAATGGAATATACAGATACCACCATGGAATATTTGCTTCTCCACATATTCTATTCAGTGGTTTAATAATGATAAGTTTAATAAATATGGCTCATATAATTGAAAATATTAACATCAAAAATAATATATATTTATTTTCATGTATTTTAGTTTTATTATCTTTTATTTTATCCTATAGATATTCTACTTCAGACGTTTTGGCTTATTTATATCTAACATGTGCATTTATTATGTTGATATTATCTACAAAAAAAATAGCGATGTATTTAGTTAGCTTTCTAGTATTTGCTTTAATAATATTTTTTGCATTCAACCCTGATGTTTTCGCGCAATTTAAATCTGTTGATGTAACTCATCCGAATTGGTGGATGGAAATCCTTAATGAACGGGAATATGTATGGAGTGCAGCTATAAGAATGATAGGCCAACATCCTATTTGGGGTGTAGGGTCAGGAAACTTCAGAACTGTATGTGGGGCAATTTTGGAGGAGATGAATAATACAACTCCCTATACGACATTTGCGCATGCTCACAATTTATTTCTTCAAAATTTTGCTGTTCATGGAGTAATCGCTGGAACAACTTTCGTCGTTTTTCTCCTGGCTATATTTAGGTCAATATTTAATTCCCCTGCTAATACAACAAACGCGACATTTAGATTGGCGACACTTGCATTGTGGGCAATATATGTGATTTATGGCTCAGTAGACAATGCCCCTCTCTACGAGGAAATAATTCCTCTGTTCTGGGGAACTGTGGGTTTATTTCTTGGCTCAGCGGCTAAAGAAGGGGTACGTGAGTGA
- a CDS encoding glycosyltransferase family 2 protein: MKCPKVSVVIPAYNAAVTIRGTLNSFFSQSFRDFEIIVVNDGSTDRTYEICELLKKDSHIPLHVYIQPNRGGANARNRGIELSQGKYIIFMDADDIVEKDFIKKLVNAIESKSIVDIACCSFDLLYEDGGSKPRIIKSAKKVLSGKEALIHLLREELEVWSGSAMYSRYLLTRFNVFFDEDVIMGEDIDFRWRAFYHARQVALVPDILVHYIQHSSSITRALDPNRFPPSSWLDPHKFLSYLEAMGEKDEDLLQTLRGYVIPLFTVRRLRNYITYDIEDLFWDSLKIEEIRNTLKRGLVSFKYNPGLALKCFLLLCYPKAFYDRYKFNKGQYR; the protein is encoded by the coding sequence ATGAAATGTCCGAAAGTCAGCGTGGTAATTCCAGCTTATAATGCTGCTGTTACTATCAGGGGGACATTAAATAGCTTTTTTTCCCAAAGTTTTCGGGATTTTGAGATTATCGTTGTGAACGACGGATCTACTGATAGAACATATGAAATTTGTGAATTACTAAAAAAAGACTCTCATATCCCTTTGCATGTGTATATTCAGCCTAATAGAGGCGGAGCAAATGCCAGAAACAGGGGAATTGAATTATCTCAAGGCAAATATATCATATTTATGGATGCCGATGATATAGTAGAAAAGGATTTCATTAAGAAATTGGTGAATGCAATAGAAAGTAAGTCCATTGTTGATATAGCTTGCTGTTCGTTTGATCTGTTATATGAGGATGGCGGATCTAAGCCTCGTATTATTAAAAGCGCAAAAAAGGTTTTGAGCGGTAAAGAAGCTTTAATCCACCTTTTAAGAGAAGAACTCGAAGTTTGGTCAGGGAGCGCAATGTACAGCCGATATTTGCTTACTCGTTTCAACGTCTTTTTTGACGAAGACGTAATTATGGGAGAGGATATTGACTTTCGATGGCGTGCTTTTTACCATGCACGACAAGTAGCCCTTGTTCCTGATATACTGGTTCACTATATCCAACATAGTTCCTCAATTACACGCGCTTTGGACCCAAATCGTTTTCCTCCTTCAAGTTGGCTCGATCCCCATAAATTTTTAAGTTATTTGGAAGCCATGGGGGAAAAAGACGAGGATTTGCTGCAAACTCTCAGGGGTTACGTTATACCCCTATTTACAGTTAGGAGATTAAGAAATTATATAACCTACGATATTGAAGATCTTTTTTGGGACAGCCTAAAGATTGAAGAAATAAGAAATACATTAAAACGGGGGTTGGTATCATTCAAATACAATCCTGGGCTAGCTTTAAAATGTTTTTTATTGCTCTGCTATCCAAAAGCATTTTATGACCGTTATAAATTCAATAAAGGACAATATAGGTGA
- a CDS encoding glycosyltransferase family 9 protein produces MLFIRYSALGDIVRAIPYVATIKETFPSLHITWLLTHPYEDLMKGQPFVDDVIVWYRGLGCKGFLNIISKIRKSSFTHLVSLQGTDRSAVIALLSGIENRAGRHDWASFVYNLPREDLQEILGRTIKIDKYRRYYKVNQKLKSLTDALLKNLNRPRIACVIGASKKVKRWPVSNWVGFITMITSFGGSAILLGHGRNEEALAQTIEDSLQEKHNHKILNLVSKLRLNEMAALIDGCDYVVGGDTGPMHLALALQKPAIGLFGPTLPEQVGLSDIRFKLIVDCPLKGCQKWGCNRRCLSSVRPERVFEIIKGDCVW; encoded by the coding sequence ATGCTTTTTATACGTTATAGCGCTTTAGGTGACATTGTAAGAGCTATACCCTATGTGGCTACCATAAAGGAAACTTTCCCATCTTTACACATTACTTGGCTGTTAACACATCCCTACGAAGATTTGATGAAGGGTCAGCCCTTCGTAGATGATGTCATTGTTTGGTACAGGGGCCTTGGCTGTAAGGGTTTTTTAAATATTATTTCAAAAATAAGAAAATCGAGCTTTACTCACTTAGTTTCACTTCAGGGTACAGATCGATCTGCCGTGATAGCTCTGCTGTCGGGCATAGAAAACAGGGCTGGGAGGCACGATTGGGCATCGTTTGTATATAATTTACCAAGGGAGGACTTGCAGGAAATTTTAGGTCGTACAATAAAGATAGACAAATATCGCCGATATTATAAAGTTAATCAGAAGCTTAAAAGTTTGACTGATGCTTTATTAAAGAACCTTAACAGACCACGTATTGCCTGCGTGATAGGTGCAAGTAAAAAGGTCAAAAGGTGGCCTGTCTCTAATTGGGTTGGTTTTATAACTATGATCACGTCATTTGGCGGAAGCGCTATTTTATTAGGTCACGGTAGAAATGAAGAAGCTCTAGCGCAAACAATAGAAGATTCGTTGCAAGAAAAACACAATCATAAAATCCTAAATCTCGTGAGTAAACTAAGGCTTAATGAAATGGCTGCTCTAATAGATGGTTGTGATTATGTCGTGGGTGGCGATACGGGGCCAATGCACTTGGCTTTAGCTCTGCAAAAACCAGCGATAGGACTTTTTGGTCCAACACTGCCAGAACAGGTTGGTTTAAGCGATATAAGATTTAAGCTCATTGTTGATTGTCCTTTGAAGGGTTGTCAAAAATGGGGTTGTAATAGGAGATGTCTTTCGAGCGTACGGCCTGAAAGGGTGTTTGAGATAATAAAGGGGGATTGCGTTTGGTGA
- a CDS encoding glycosyltransferase family 4 protein produces the protein MIKVLHAIDGRAWGGAERVVAMLASGLRERGNSVSIWTSRRGGCANIFREKLENDVKVKELPLSNDADIISMVHFYSALKKYDIVHIHLSHSAVLCAVTLLFMSKYYRRKVVCHFHGFIANPKHYQKFMHGICVSNAVENFIREKMPWMRTWCVYNGIDLEEALVSCPLLPSSNKVRIGYLARMSEGKGHEDLIKAFANLGRSENVELLIGGDGKLMPYLQNLAKELDLADKVKFLGFVDPKQAFSFWKSVDIACFPSYTEGFGLSVLEAMASHLPIVAYANPVYLEVFDGAAVFVPIGDIEKLSCSLKKLLDNKDLRSRYGKLAYERAEKFSKDVMVDRVISIYNEILRGM, from the coding sequence GTGATCAAGGTGTTACACGCGATCGATGGCCGAGCCTGGGGAGGGGCAGAAAGAGTCGTTGCGATGTTGGCTTCAGGTCTTCGCGAAAGAGGAAATTCCGTCAGCATTTGGACATCCAGAAGGGGCGGTTGTGCAAATATATTTAGAGAAAAACTGGAAAACGATGTTAAAGTGAAAGAATTGCCCCTCTCGAATGATGCCGATATCATATCGATGGTACATTTCTATAGTGCTTTAAAAAAGTATGACATTGTTCATATTCACTTATCTCATTCAGCAGTCCTTTGTGCCGTCACTTTGCTCTTTATGTCAAAATATTATAGACGGAAGGTAGTATGTCATTTCCATGGTTTTATAGCAAACCCTAAACATTATCAAAAGTTCATGCATGGTATTTGCGTTTCTAATGCCGTAGAAAATTTTATTAGAGAAAAGATGCCGTGGATGCGTACGTGGTGTGTGTATAATGGCATTGACTTGGAAGAAGCTCTTGTTTCTTGCCCTCTTTTACCTTCTTCCAATAAAGTCAGAATAGGTTATTTGGCACGCATGAGCGAGGGAAAAGGCCACGAAGATCTAATAAAAGCCTTCGCAAATCTTGGAAGAAGCGAAAATGTTGAATTGTTGATCGGCGGGGATGGTAAACTTATGCCATATTTACAAAACCTTGCCAAAGAGTTGGATCTCGCTGATAAGGTAAAATTTTTGGGGTTTGTGGACCCGAAACAGGCATTTTCCTTTTGGAAATCAGTGGATATAGCGTGTTTTCCTTCGTACACTGAGGGGTTTGGTTTGTCAGTGCTCGAGGCAATGGCTTCACATCTTCCTATAGTTGCATATGCCAATCCGGTTTATTTGGAAGTTTTTGACGGTGCTGCTGTTTTTGTCCCGATCGGAGACATCGAGAAGCTGTCCTGCTCTTTGAAAAAATTGTTGGACAATAAAGATTTGCGATCGCGATATGGAAAGCTGGCCTATGAAAGGGCAGAGAAATTTTCAAAGGACGTCATGGTAGACCGGGTGATATCAATATATAATGAGATTTTGAGAGGAATGTAG
- a CDS encoding glycosyltransferase, with protein sequence MRVLHYVDENRLSWAQAWIQLLEALRQRDIENFVLCRPGGTLQDMLVKVGFTAYTCKPLLPWVPSFCVSVKDAIKRIKPDVIHTRLSQAALIGGYWGKKLDIPVLCTVDKYPKAKYYRYATHLAACSSDVAGHMISLGFDENKVTVVSNPIDVSRYERPKGYVPKMRKKSGTPEETFVILAAGRFVDWKGFDVLIKACADLAKFFDFRLWLAGDGPESKVLQNLASKLALKDITTFWGFLEDIRPLMWEADLFVLPSKTPEPFGIVALEAAASGLPLVATKAGGVLDFADEACGWLVKPNDPSELAAAIKEALSFEETRKAKGASAAKKALKFDVSEIAGQYAALYRKLGL encoded by the coding sequence ATGCGCGTGCTTCATTATGTCGACGAAAACAGGCTATCCTGGGCGCAGGCCTGGATACAGCTGCTTGAAGCCTTAAGACAAAGGGATATAGAAAACTTCGTCCTGTGCCGCCCCGGAGGCACCTTGCAGGATATGCTCGTAAAGGTGGGTTTTACCGCCTATACCTGCAAGCCCCTCTTACCCTGGGTGCCCTCATTTTGTGTCAGCGTAAAAGACGCAATTAAAAGGATAAAACCTGACGTCATCCACACGCGCCTCTCCCAGGCTGCCCTGATAGGCGGATATTGGGGAAAAAAACTTGACATACCTGTGCTTTGCACCGTAGATAAATATCCCAAGGCCAAGTACTACAGGTACGCTACGCACCTGGCAGCCTGCTCAAGCGATGTAGCAGGCCACATGATCTCCCTGGGCTTTGACGAAAATAAAGTAACGGTGGTCTCAAATCCCATAGATGTCTCCCGCTACGAAAGGCCAAAAGGTTACGTGCCAAAGATGCGAAAAAAATCAGGCACTCCTGAAGAAACTTTCGTCATCTTGGCCGCCGGCAGGTTCGTCGACTGGAAAGGCTTTGACGTGTTGATCAAAGCCTGCGCTGATCTTGCCAAATTTTTCGATTTTCGTCTCTGGCTTGCAGGCGACGGGCCCGAGAGTAAAGTGCTGCAAAACCTGGCCTCAAAGCTTGCCCTAAAAGACATTACCACCTTTTGGGGATTTCTTGAAGACATAAGGCCCTTGATGTGGGAAGCCGACCTTTTCGTGCTTCCTTCCAAGACACCTGAGCCTTTTGGCATAGTGGCCTTGGAGGCTGCGGCCAGCGGCCTGCCCCTTGTTGCTACGAAGGCAGGAGGGGTGCTTGACTTCGCCGACGAAGCCTGCGGCTGGCTCGTCAAGCCAAACGATCCAAGCGAGTTGGCCGCCGCCATAAAGGAGGCCCTGAGCTTTGAAGAAACGAGAAAGGCAAAGGGAGCTTCGGCTGCCAAAAAAGCTTTAAAATTTGACGTCAGTGAAATCGCAGGGCAATATGCGGCTTTGTACCGCAAATTAGGACTTTAG
- a CDS encoding S-layer homology domain-containing protein, whose product MKKLLALVAVFALVAFAAPAFAANPFVDVPMNHWAYDAISQLAAKGIIQGYPDGTYRGNQPMTRYEMSMLVARALATIDMDKASKEDVEMLKKLVVEFKDELDALGVRVDALDERVAVLEEGVGGWRFWGELRFDARWADESDGAYDQGYYTHRGETEFDLSRFRLWMSKQIDDKTTFTARLGRSGSSGVNWDRYYATIQMPWDSSLMVGKWLYDWEGEAGLYIDEDAWFTDQVLTGFYWRKNLAKGDITFFATHDENDGVDLEGKPFVAGQDRYNYGARFNFNVNDKFRFALSGLYFDYDNDGTVQDVDATGTWGTDISYYDYGVYWADFGITFTPGFQFKGAYFMQDHDGPNIAGVTFDDSPNAYKAIIDVSQDTLKFTSLWLEYAKLDPNFHTALQPWSAYGAEVTPALMESPVNNVFETEVIFAYLQQKWSDKWATYQRYGQFEHDPEGYAGLAGSFDITNWTFGVQYWYTPTVMFELAYDDVDYDRGWTELDGDLKDDSLIRFRTQIFF is encoded by the coding sequence ATGAAGAAGTTATTAGCTTTAGTAGCTGTATTTGCCCTTGTGGCATTTGCGGCTCCAGCATTTGCGGCCAATCCCTTCGTCGACGTTCCCATGAACCACTGGGCTTACGACGCCATATCTCAGCTGGCCGCAAAGGGGATAATTCAGGGTTATCCCGATGGCACCTACAGGGGCAACCAGCCCATGACGAGGTATGAGATGTCCATGCTCGTTGCCAGGGCTCTTGCTACTATCGACATGGATAAGGCCAGCAAAGAAGACGTCGAGATGTTGAAGAAACTCGTCGTAGAGTTCAAGGACGAGCTTGATGCCTTAGGCGTAAGGGTAGATGCCCTTGACGAGCGCGTAGCTGTCCTCGAAGAAGGTGTCGGAGGATGGAGGTTCTGGGGCGAACTGCGCTTCGACGCCCGCTGGGCCGATGAAAGCGATGGTGCATACGACCAGGGATACTACACCCACAGGGGTGAGACCGAGTTCGATCTGAGCAGGTTCCGTCTCTGGATGAGCAAGCAGATCGACGACAAGACGACCTTTACCGCGCGTCTTGGCCGCAGCGGATCCAGCGGCGTGAACTGGGATCGTTACTACGCAACGATTCAGATGCCCTGGGATTCCTCGTTGATGGTTGGTAAGTGGCTCTACGACTGGGAAGGCGAAGCAGGCCTGTACATCGACGAGGATGCGTGGTTTACAGACCAAGTGTTAACCGGCTTCTACTGGAGGAAGAACCTGGCAAAGGGCGACATTACCTTCTTTGCCACCCACGATGAAAATGATGGTGTAGATTTAGAGGGCAAACCCTTTGTTGCAGGCCAAGATAGATATAACTACGGCGCGCGCTTCAACTTCAATGTGAACGACAAGTTCCGTTTCGCCTTAAGCGGTCTGTATTTCGACTACGATAACGACGGTACTGTGCAGGATGTCGATGCAACAGGCACTTGGGGTACAGATATATCCTATTATGACTACGGCGTTTACTGGGCAGATTTCGGCATCACCTTCACTCCGGGATTTCAATTCAAGGGCGCTTACTTCATGCAAGATCACGATGGGCCCAATATTGCTGGCGTCACATTCGACGATTCGCCTAACGCCTACAAGGCCATCATCGATGTGTCTCAGGACACCTTGAAGTTTACAAGCCTCTGGCTCGAGTATGCCAAGCTAGATCCCAACTTCCACACTGCTTTGCAACCGTGGAGCGCTTACGGTGCCGAGGTTACGCCGGCCTTGATGGAGTCTCCTGTGAATAACGTGTTCGAGACCGAGGTAATTTTTGCATATTTGCAGCAGAAGTGGAGCGATAAGTGGGCAACGTATCAGCGCTACGGTCAGTTTGAGCATGATCCTGAAGGCTATGCTGGGTTGGCCGGCAGCTTTGATATCACCAACTGGACCTTTGGCGTTCAGTACTGGTACACCCCGACCGTCATGTTTGAACTTGCTTACGACGACGTTGATTACGACAGAGGATGGACTGAACTTGACGGGGACCTTAAAGACGACAGCTTGATCCGCTTCCGCACTCAGATATTCTTCTAA